The window CGAAATAACATCAGAATGGTAACCTGTATCTTTTTCACTCTTCTTACAGCAAATCAATTCTTTGAAAGTTTCATTATATATCCCAAAGATGTATGGAATATTTGAATAACACTAAATTGTGATACATGAGCTGCTCAATTTTATTAATATATCTCAGTAGATGAACTTGCCTTTTTCCTCTGGTTACTTAAGAGTTTAGATGAGTATGATACATGCCAACGTTCAATCCACTCTTGCTATATGGTGCATTTAGCATAGACAGGGTACAAGGtattgatttttgttattttgattGAATGGAAATTCTGTTTTAGTGATGGAAGTGTTTGTCAGAGTAGATTCAAATTTCATTATGTTATTATATTATGGTATTATATGCTTTCTTTGTATTGTTATTGTTACTTCAATATGCCTGAATATATGGTTTAGATGTTTGGGTATTTTATCTCTTATTAAAAGCTCATTCCTGCATACTTAAAATCATTAGATAAACCTTCATAAATAATATGGTCTGCTTTGAATGTTGCAGTACCATTGGGTGCCCGTTTGGTGAGGGATGCCATTTTCTGCACTTTGTTCCTGGTGGTTACCCGGCAGTTGCAAAAATGCTCAATCTAGGTAGCCCTGCTGTATCTGCGCCATCAAGAAATCATGTGGATCATGCCGCTCTTATCGGCGCCTCTCATCCAGCTTCGACAGGCAAGACACGCATGTGCACCAAGTACAATACTACAGAAGGGTGCAAATTTGGTGATAAGTGCCACTTCGCTCATAGCGAAAGAGAGCTTGGGAAGCCAGCCTACATGTCTCATGAAGGACCTCCTATGGGTGGTCGATATGGAGGCCGACCTGAACCTCTGCACCAAGCTTCCATGGGCCCTCCAGCAGGAAACTTTGGTGCTTCGGCGACTGCCAAGATCAGTGTGGATGCCTCTCTTGCCGGTGGCATAATCGGTAAGGGTGGGGTCAACACTAAGCAGATAAGCAGAGTTACAGGCGTCAAGCTCTCCATCCGTGACCACGAGTCTAACCCCAGCCAGAAGAACATTGAGCTTGAAGGCAATTTTGACCAGATCAAGCAAGCCAGCGACATGGTGAGGGACCTCATCGCAACCATCAGCGCAAGCATGCCAGCGAAAAACCCATCAGCTGCCGCGGCGCCAGCAGGAGGCCGAGGCGGTGGTCTTGGGGGCAGGAGCAACTACAAGACGAAGCTTTGCGAGAACTTCGTGAAGGGTGCCTGCACTTTCGGCGACCGGTGCCACTTTGCCCATGGTGAGACTGAGCAGCGGAGAGGTGCTGCTTGAGAGTCGAGGTGCTCTAGGCATGAGAGATGCCCTGTGCTCTCTCCATTTGCTACTGTGAATTTTTCTTCTTGCAGCGTTAGGCGGTTAGACTGTTGTATTGCGATTTCAGTCGATTAAACTCTAGATTTCAGCTTTTTTTAATATAAGTTTGAGAAAACGTTAATCTGCCACTCATGCCCCTGAATGTTATGACTTGATGGCAGCTTGCATTTTGTTGGTCAGTTAGCAGCCGCTGGCCCATGACAAACCTGTGTGACTGTCCTAACGTTGTCGCTGTGTTAATTGTCGAAAAACATTTGAGGTGGAGATCGGAGTAAGTAGATGGAGGCTGAAATGAAAATATAAAACGATTTTTCTCGTCTATTCTTTTCGAGTTCCACGTCGCCTAGGCAGCAGCGAGCCTGCAGCAactcaccaccaccacgccaccaccggcGGCTGTAGTAGTCTGTAGACTAGCACGAGAGAGAAATCTGTAGCACAGCAGCTCGCCAGGCATGGCGGCCGCCGTGGCGCTGACCCCGGCCTCTCCAGCGCTCCTCCCTGTCCCCTTCCACGGCCGCCGCGACGGCCGGGTGCGCCTCTCGCCCCGCCGCCCCCGCTACTCCGCGGGGCGCTGCAGAGCCACGGCCCAGACCTTCCAGGGGGGCGCCGCCGCCAGCTACGCCCGCGAGATGGAGCGCCTCTCCGCCAAGGAGTCCCTGCTCCTCGCCGTGAGCTCTTGCTCTTCCTCTGCTCCCTCTTCTCAGTCCTTCGCCTAGTACTACTTGCCGACCTTCCTGTGAGGTGCCTGCGGGTGGCTCTTGTCCCCACACCGTACCAAATTGTAGGCGTTACTGTCAAATTCTAAACCTGCAATTTTCATCTAAATTTCACTTCGATTTTTTTTCTCCACAATCTCAGCAATTAGGAAATGATATTTTTCCATGATTGTGTGTCCGACTTGTGAAATGACAGCTTGAGTCAGCTAGTTGATACTGAACTTTTGAGGCATTTCTCAACTAGGGTATGTGAATTTCTTCTTACCAATTTCAGTTTAAAGATACTGGGGGTTTTGAGGCCTTGGTCAGCGGGAAGACCACTGAGATGCAGAGGATCGATGTCAATGAGCGAATTGTTGGACTTGAACGCCTGAATCCGACACCACGCCCCACGACGTAAGTGTTATGGCTAACAAAAACGTATTATGTGCTGTAGCGTGCTTGAGATAATTTTCATAGCAACCCTAAGATTTAACCACTAAGATGAGATGAACTTTCTTTCATTCTGACCAAAAAAGCTTTTCTGTGTAAGCATATTACATTAACTTGAATTCCTTCTATTTACTTTGCAGGTCGCCATTTCTGGAAGGTCGATGGAACTTTGAATGGTTTGGTGATAGCAGTCCTGGAGCATTTGCGGCCCGTCTTTTGTTTGAGTATGTCCCTGTCACTGTTTGTTGGGTGCAAGTTATAATTTCAATATTTCATTTGACTTGAATTCATTTTAAGTCAAGCTTCTCCTGATAGCAAGTGTGTTCTAATTTGAAGGAGGTCGCCTACATCTGTTGCACACTTTATGGGACTTGATGTGTCGATCAAGGATGGATACTCCCAGCTCTCATCTAACCTCAAGTTTCTAAATACGGTAATGCCAGAAGATTTTAGGAGTGTACCTACTATTTTTGCATAGTTTATGGGATCCATCTTTGATTCTTAAGTTTATTGGTTCTATATGACATTTATGTGCCTGGCAAGTCAGTATCGCTTACAAGTTACGAGATGCAGGATTCACCTTTTATAATAAAACCAGTCTGTGTCTATATCTGTGTTAGTAATAGATTGTGCGCAAAAGCTTCCATAAGCTGAGGATGCTTCATAATTATGCTGAAGTCATTTATTAGCAGGTCGTTAGTATctgtatattttttttttgaaattagtACACATTAGTATCTGTATTATCTGCAAGCTGAATGTTTCTGTGTGATTGGGGATTATTTTATTGTTGCACTGCCATTCTCACTATTTAGCAACTTCCTTTTTTATGTTTCCAGATACAAAGCAAGTTCCTACTGACAACTCAATTGTCCATTGAGGGCCCCATCAGGATGAAAGAGGAATACGTTGAGGGCCTTATAGAGATTCCCAGAATCAATGAAGAATCATTGCCTGAACAGTTAAAGGGCTTGCTTGGCCAAACTGCAGGAGCTCTACAACAACTTCCTAATCCTATAAGGGATGCTGTTTCAGAGGGTCTTAAAGTGCCACTTGGTAAGTATGCAGGGCTTCACACTCTTGTAGCAATATGCTAGTTTAGAATACTATCATTGCTGGAACTATATATACTAGGCACACACGCTTCTAGTTTCTGAGGACGTATTGCCTGCTTAGATAAAGCAACTACTGATTTTGTTATGTGAATTCTTTTTGTCAATGAATTCTTGCCAATTTATTTGCCAAAATATTAAATTGTTGAGGAACATGTTAACATTGGCAGTTGAGGAATGCTTCTTTGGCTTACTCTCAGGGTTAGGAAACAGAATCGGTCCTAATATTGGGAGGGATCCAATTGTTTATAGGGTCATAAAAAAACCcttttatgattttttaaaagTGACATTACTTTTTTACATGTAAATTTAACAGTCATTTCATTTACGTTTAGATTTGCTTGGTTGTAtcggattggagttggagtgttGGACTATAGTAGATTAGTTGGTCAGTATAGTTATGGTAGTTTTCATGCCATCGTTGCATGAGTGCATAATAGCTGCATTCCATGACTTCTGTAGTTACATTACATTCCGTTATTAATTACAGGTGGAGCATTTCAACGCTTATTCATGATCTCTTACTTGGATGAAGAAATATTGGTATGTTTCTTACTTTCTTTAATGTACTTGCAGGGGTACCAAATTCATTTGCACTGATATATGGTTatctcagcctgttcgcttgctcgtatacgatcgtggattataagctggaacagtatttttctctcacaccaaaccagccagcagtaaataatccacgatcgtttacgacgaaacgaacaggctgacagGACAAATGACACAGTGTTTAGTTATTGTACTTTCTAAAGAAAACAAGAGCCACAAACAGAATAGAGACAACAAATTCAATTCTTAAGCTCATTGAGTTGAAGGCTGATGACCAACTGAGTCAGAATGCCACAAAGGTTTATTATCGTTCACTGTGCGCAGTTTAAGGACCTGTTTGGATACCAAGGGCTAATTGTTATAGCCAGCTAAACTTAGCCAAAATTAGCTCTAACCCATCTGAACAGCGGGCTAATAGGTGGACTAATTTATTAGCCAAGCCTCCAAATAGTTAGCCAACTAGCTGGCCAACCCCTACTAGTGTGGGCTAATTTTTAGCTCCAGCTAATAACTAGCTCTAGCTGAGTGAAACAGACCCCAAATATGTCGTTTAATTGAGTTGAGTGCACATTCAGCATGCCTTTAGGCGAATGCTATACACAATAGCTAAGAGAAGGAgaaatggtttgaatttgaaCACACATACATGTCAGATATTTATTGCAGTCACAGATAAGACGCTAGTAATTATCACCCTTCCAGATTAACTGTTTATTGTGTTCTCTCATCATTTTGACTTGGCTCTCCCTGTCGCTATCATTGTCTACCTGATTGCCAGGAATGACTCTTCCCTGAAGCCTTCGATTTGGATTTGTTTATTTGCCCATGCTGCATGAATACAAATGGATAGTTTAAACATCATGTTGTTTTACctaatattaattctgttgtatGGGGGGAAAATGACTTCTCACAGTTTTGCTGTCATCTTTTTCAGATTATCAGAGATGCTGCTGGAGCACCTGATGTCTTAACTAGACTTGAGGGGCCACAACCGAATCCAGGTGATGCTACAGCAGATGCAGTGATATCAGAATATGAAAGCTAATGTCTCAGTACTAACTGTAACTCCACACCTAGCTCCTGTTTAtggctcctttcttcttctcttttgtCATTTTCTCAGGCAGTGTACTAGTGTTGTCAACGATAACGACCACTTGAGTGTTTTTATTTATTACATCCCTTTCGGCTATTCTGAATGTGGGCAATAATATCAAATGACCTTCACCAGTTCATATTAAACAAGGTTAAAAAAACTACTGCTTGTTCAAAAGTCAACTGATAAGTTCCAAGATACAGCGAGCAAATGACAATGTGCTCCATGTCCAATGATGGTGTGCTAATGTAAAGGCCGTTCTGCTCTCATCAGCAGGGCAGCTGTGCACCACCAGTGGCGACAGCAGCAACTGCTCCCTCCCTCTCTAGAAAAAGCTGAATGATGCCACACACAGTGGTAACCTTTTGTTAAACAATCAAAAGAACTCTGCAGTAGGCGCAGATCTGTGACTTCATTTTCTAGTGATCATGTCTGTTTTGCCCTGCGAACGTGCGGCGCAAGTTTTGGTTCTAAACGAGTAAATAAGAACTGAATTCTGACAGATTAACACTTCGTTGCAGTTGCAGCGGCATTCAGAGGTAAAGAGACTAGTAGAGTTCGAATCAAACACTGACAAAATTCgttgtaaataaaaacaaaactaaaTCGGCATTTCCATCGGGCTCAAGAAACTATCAAAAAGACAGCTTTGGAACAATGAAACATGGCCAAACAGACGAACAATGGAAATACATGTCCGGTGATTTATCGTTGTAAACCGAGCAAACTCGAGATCTTTCATCTCATAACTGTAAATTCTCATCGTTCTCTAATGCAGGAACATAACTGTAAATTCTCATCGTTCTCTAGTGCAGGAAAATAGTGACTGACCAGGAGATTTAGGGGAAAAATATGCCCGGCTCTGCCAGCGCATGCACCTGATCAGAAATTAAAACCGCCCGCATGCACCTGATCAGAAATTAAAATTGGCCACGCCGTCCATGTCGCAGCGGCTGAAGAGGAAATCGTCGAGGCCCTGGTAGAAGCCGTCGTCGTAGCCGTCCAATTCGAGCGCGCGCAGGAACCCTCCCCCTTCTCCACCCGACGGAGACGACGCCTCGGCCTCCTGCTCTTTCACCTTCATCTCGATCCCCGCCGCGGCGCCGGCGCTGGCGCCGAGGCCCTCGTCGCCCGCCGTGTCGTACGACGAGACCGGAGTCGGTGGCGACGGCGATAGCGACGCGTCCCCGCCGGTGGACGCCGACGACGCGCAGGAGCCCTTCTGGGGTGGCATCCCGGTGAGCCGCTGGACGAGCTCGCGGAAGTGCCGGGCCTCCGTCTTGATGATGTGCGGCGCCAGGACGTGGATGATCCTGATCTTCTGCGGCGGCGCCTTCGCGATGGCGTGGGAGAGCCGGTGCGCGGGCGGCGGCGATGACGATGCGCCGCGGGACGGGAGCTTCTCGGCGTGCTTCATGGCGTCGCCGCCGGAGAGTACGTGGttcttgtgtgtgtgtgtgtgtgtgtgagagagagagagagaggccgaAGGAGACGGAGGCTCTCTACCCTACCAGTACCCGCCACCGCCAGTGGAGAAGGAGCTGCAAGCACAGGAGGTTTATATAGACGTTGGGGGGGGCTCGGGGCGGTTTGGTGCCCTTGGTCCTTGGTCCTTGGTCCTTGGTCCTTGGATCTTGGATGCGGCGTCCTCTGCGATACATCGTGTGCCAGCAGTCGGATCGGAAAATCCAACGGTCCATGCGGCGGCCTCTGCGGTACATCGTGTGCCAGCAGTCGGATCGGAAAATCCAACGGTTCATGTGGCGGCCTCTGCGGTACACCGTTTGCTCAATCTTACATTATATTGTACATTTATTAGTTTCTTCATATAATTGGCACATTCATTTTCAAGCGATAGCATTCACACTTAACGATATGTCATCATTTATACGATTATTTTTTGGATAAATTAATCTACAACAGTGTtcaatatttttgtttttattactTAATTATATGCATTTTGTACATTTATTCCATTGGATAAAGTGTGTATATACGCAAAAATGAGATATTTTGTTGAATCAAGATTCAAGAGGCTTTTCTTCTGCATATCCTTTTTGTGGTTTTTTTTTGTGACCGTGCCACTTATaggcacgtatttcattaagagaaaaTAGAAGTACATTACAAGTTACCCACTCATTAGTAAGCGCCAAGCTTACCAGAGAGAAGGAGAACCAAAAacacaaaaaaagaaagaagaacaaCTGAAACAAGAACCGAGGGCGAAAAAAACACAAGCCTAAAGAAAACCTCGACTCCCTAGGCGAGCCGACACTGGGTTGGGCCCGAGCAACCCGGAGGACAGGCCTTCCCCGAAGCACAAGAGTTTGGAGAGGCAAGCAGACTCTATCCAGGATCCTGCGCGTAATGTCAGCGACTGAATCTTGCTGAACATTGAGGACTCCTTGCCCAGAGCAAGGCCCACCTAAGGCAACGGACGCCTGAAGGGGTTTGGCCGTGAGACGGGCACTGCGACGAGGTGACTCGGCCTTAGGAGACCGAGACCTACCCTGTCCTTCGTGCGATTCCACATCCCACTGAGAAGGGCATGGAGGTGGCGTCGACAACTCCGAGTCGGCAAGCTGGGACAGCGTCTGCTACCTGCAATTGCAGACGCAAGTGACCGCCGCCTTGGCCCCAACCTCCAACTAGGTGGCCGCCGGAGTTGAAGCTAGGTGGTCAAGTGTAGGGCACGTGGTGATCCGACTAGCGGCTAGAGAAGCAACAAACTCCCCCAACATCGGGTCGTCCATGATGTCACGACCAGGGAGCCAGTTGGGAGGCCCCATGGTC is drawn from Miscanthus floridulus cultivar M001 unplaced genomic scaffold, ASM1932011v1 os_2546, whole genome shotgun sequence and contains these coding sequences:
- the LOC136535113 gene encoding probable plastid-lipid-associated protein 13, chloroplastic; amino-acid sequence: MAAAVALTPASPALLPVPFHGRRDGRVRLSPRRPRYSAGRCRATAQTFQGGAAASYAREMERLSAKESLLLAFKDTGGFEALVSGKTTEMQRIDVNERIVGLERLNPTPRPTTSPFLEGRWNFEWFGDSSPGAFAARLLFERSPTSVAHFMGLDVSIKDGYSQLSSNLKFLNTIQSKFLLTTQLSIEGPIRMKEEYVEGLIEIPRINEESLPEQLKGLLGQTAGALQQLPNPIRDAVSEGLKVPLGGAFQRLFMISYLDEEILIIRDAAGAPDVLTRLEGPQPNPGDATADAVISEYES
- the LOC136535112 gene encoding zinc finger CCCH domain-containing protein 31-like; this encodes MEGAGAARKRSRQETANGSAAGGKRSKDTESFQTGQSSKSKPCTKFFSTIGCPFGEGCHFLHFVPGGYPAVAKMLNLGSPAVSAPSRNHVDHAALIGASHPASTGKTRMCTKYNTTEGCKFGDKCHFAHSERELGKPAYMSHEGPPMGGRYGGRPEPLHQASMGPPAGNFGASATAKISVDASLAGGIIGKGGVNTKQISRVTGVKLSIRDHESNPSQKNIELEGNFDQIKQASDMVRDLIATISASMPAKNPSAAAAPAGGRGGGLGGRSNYKTKLCENFVKGACTFGDRCHFAHGETEQRRGAA
- the LOC136535114 gene encoding VQ motif-containing protein 17-like — encoded protein: MKHAEKLPSRGASSSPPPAHRLSHAIAKAPPQKIRIIHVLAPHIIKTEARHFRELVQRLTGMPPQKGSCASSASTGGDASLSPSPPTPVSSYDTAGDEGLGASAGAAAGIEMKVKEQEAEASSPSGGEGGGFLRALELDGYDDGFYQGLDDFLFSRCDMDGVANFNF